The nucleotide sequence GCATTCTGGGCGATGATGAGATCGGGAATGCCTACTTTATTGATCCCTTTGCGGATGCATTTGGTCTGCATGTCGATAATATCCTCCCAATCAATATTGGCAGGAATTCTGGAGAGTGCTTTTAGCAAAGAGATTACTCGACGTTGTTTCCTGACATTGAGGGGCGGGATCAGCTCTGCAAGGATCAAGTCATTGGTAACAATAAGCCCTTCATCAATTAAGTAATCCAGTCTATTGGTATGGTCTGATCCACGGAAATAATCAATCCATACCGAGCTGTCAACCAGAACGCTCATTTGCGATCCCTTAAAATATCAAGATCTGTATCCAGGTCGATTCTGCCTTTGTATTTTTTTATTTCAGCAATCTTGTTTTTTCGGACAAGTTCTTCTAATGCACGGATAATCAGAGCAGTTTTTGTTTTGATACTGGTTAGCTGCATTGCTTCAGTAATAAGACTTTCAGGGATATCCAATGTTGTTCTCATAGGTAACCTCCATATGCATAAATAATAATGTCTATATGCATAGCTGTCGAGTAGTATTTTTTAGTATCTCCTCGGCATCCTTCAACTGGCCTTGA is from Candidatus Electrothrix sp. GW3-4 and encodes:
- a CDS encoding PIN domain-containing protein gives rise to the protein MSVLVDSSVWIDYFRGSDHTNRLDYLIDEGLIVTNDLILAELIPPLNVRKQRRVISLLKALSRIPANIDWEDIIDMQTKCIRKGINKVGIPDLIIAQNAILNNLDLYTHDKHFKLMSQHISLSLY
- a CDS encoding type II toxin-antitoxin system VapB family antitoxin; protein product: MRTTLDIPESLITEAMQLTSIKTKTALIIRALEELVRKNKIAEIKKYKGRIDLDTDLDILRDRK